In a genomic window of Colius striatus isolate bColStr4 chromosome 2, bColStr4.1.hap1, whole genome shotgun sequence:
- the CCDC88A gene encoding girdin isoform X10, whose product MCPRCSTSDVLASQQREPGTEEIKKLLLLLLGCAVQCQKKEEFIERIQGLDFDTRAAVAAHIQEVTHNQENVFDLQWMDVIVLTQEYVEPLLKNMALHLKRLIDERDEHSETIIELSEERDCLRFLPHASAAQSPCGSPGMKRTESRQHLSVELADAKAKIRRLRQELEEKTEQLLDCKQELEQMETELKRLQQENMNLLSDARSARVYRDELDALREKAIRVDKLESEVSRYKERLHDIEFYKARVEELKEDNQVLLETKTMLEDQLEGTRARSDKLHELEKENLQLKAKLHDMEMERDMDRKKIEELMEENMTLEMAQKQSMDESLHLGWELEQINRTTELSEVPQKSLGHEVNELTSSRLLKLEMENQSLLKTVEELQSAVGSVEGSTSKILKMEKENQRLSKKLEELENEISQEKQSLQNSQNLSKDLMKEKAQFEKTLEALRENSERQIKLLEQENEHLNQTVASLRQRSQISAEARMKEIEKENKILHESIKETSSKLNKIEFEKKQIRKELEHYKEKGERAEELENELHHLEKENELLQKKITNLKITCEKIEALEQENSDLEMENRKLKKALDSLKNLTFQLESLEKENSQLDEENLELRRTIESLKCTSIKVAQLQLENKELESEKEQLKKSLELMKASFKKTERLEVSYQGLDTENQRLQKALENSNKKIQQLESELQDLESENQTLQKNLEELKISSKRLEQLEKENKLLEQETSQLEKDKKQLEKENKRLRQQAEIKDSTLEENNVKISNLEKENKSLFKEIVVYKESCGRLKELEKENKELVKRATIDKKTLVTLREDLVSEKLKTQQMNNDLEKLAHELEKIGLNKERLLHDEQSSDDSRYKLLESKLESTLKKSLEIKEEKIAALEARLEESTNLNQQLRQELKTVKKNYEALKQRQEEERMVQNSPPRSGEDNQPVNKWEKENQETTRELLKVKDRLIEVERNNATLQAEKQALKTQLKQLETQNSNLQAQILALQRQTVSLQEQNTTLQTQNAKLQVENSTLNSQSTSLMNQNAQLLIQQSALENENEGVLKEREDLKSLYESLLKDHEKLEHLHERQASEYESLIAKHGSLKSAHKNLEVEHKDLEDRYNQLLKQKVQLEELEKVLKIEQEKMLQQNEKHESVAADYKKLCDENGRLTNTYSQLLRENEVLQTDHKNLKTLLNNSKLEQTRLEAEFSKLKEQYQQLDITSTKLNNQCELLSQLKGNLEEENRHLLDQIQTLMLQNRTLLEQNMESKDLFHVEQRQYIDKLNELRRQKEKLEEKIMDQYKFYEPSPPRRRGNWITLKMRKLIKSKKDVNRERLKSVTLTPTRSESSEGFLQLPHQDSQDSSSVGSNSLEDGQTLGTKKSSMVALKRLPFLRNRPKEKDKMKAFYRRSMSMNDLVQSMVLAGGQWTGSTEHLEGPDDISTGKRRKELGAMAFSTTAINFATVNSSTGFRSKQLLNNKDTTSFEDVSPQGISDDSSTGSRVHGVQDIICADALAPPVRGISTMCKVPCQICSSRPASLDSGRTSTSNSNNNASLHEVKAGAVNQSRPQSHSSGEFSLLHDHEAWSSSSSSPIQYLKGHTRSSPVLQQRTSETLDSRGKQMKTGSPGSEVVTLQQFLEESNKSTSGELKSASEENLLDEVMKSLSESAELTGKDKLRRQPGAGCGIVRSFSVKNTIEFSDGRSLKPEQLVRPSLRRSDDTYFTSSPIKFTSGAQGKARSVKDKMQSVSQRQSRDCNPYATLPRASSVISTAEGTTRRTSIHDFLSKDSRQPVSVDPAPSTADRSVPATSSEYSAHQLSPNLFHCVAYRVDCVPESDAANPVNPPYVGCNSDGPKTSKVGRSHFHQRTSLSTSVFHDTLSPSGNDSTGLFTVHKPFLSLNTELVSNISGLPHRSPSKPADQASLSAFRPLPKNAEEPPAHQKPAHSEQRSVPAAESVPTTSVSASEAQSPLLVSEDNKTVWYEYGCV is encoded by the exons AGCCAGgtactgaagaaataaaaaaactccTCCTCCTTTTACTTGGCTGTGCAGTTCAG tgtcagaaaaaagaagaatttattGAAAGAATCCAAGGTCTGGATTTTGACACACGAGCAGCTGTTGCAGCCCATATCCAAGAG GTAACTCATAATCAGGAAAACGTGTTTGATCTGCAGTGGATGGATGTCATTGTACTGACACAAGAGTATGTTGAACCTCTGTTGAAAAATATGGCGTTGCATTTAAAAAGACTTATAGATGAAAGAGATGAGCACTCAGAG ACTATCATCGAGCTCTCAGAAGAGCGGGACTGTCTCCGTTTCCTACctcacgcatcagcagcacaatcACCTTGTGGATCTCCTGGCATGAAGCGCACTGAGAGCAGACAGCACCTGTCAGTGGAGCTCGCAGATGCCAAAGCAAAGATAAGAAGGCTTAGGCAAGAGCT TGAGGAAAAGACTGAGCAGTTGCTTGACTGTAAACAAGAACTTGAGCAGATGGAAACTGAACTGAAGAGACTTCAGCAAGAG AATATGAATTTACTGTCAGATGCCCGTTCTGCCAGGGTGTATAGAGATGAGTTGGATGCTCTTCGTGAGAAGGCAATACGAGTCGACAAGCTTGAAAGTGAAGTCAGCCGGTATAAAGAGCGGCTGCATGATATTGAATTCTACAAAGCTAGAGTGGAG GAGTTAAAGGAAGACAATCAAGTGCTGCTAGAAACAAAGACAATGTTGGAAGATCAGTTAGAGGGGACACGAGCCCGTTCCGATAAATTACATGAGTTAGAAAAAGAGAATCTACAACTAAAAGCTAAATTACATGATATGGAGATG GAGCGTGACATGGACAGAAAGAAGATTGAGGAACTCATGGAGGAAAATATGACTCTAGAAATGGCTCAGAAACAAAGTATGGATGAATCATTGCATCTGGGCTGGGAACTTGAACAGATAAATAGGACTACTGAGCTTTCTGAAG tgCCACAGAAGTCACTTGGTCATGAGGTGAATGAACTGACATCAAGCAGATTATTGAAGCTGGAAATGGAAAACCAAAGTTTGCTGAAGACAGTGGAAGAATTACAAAGTGCAGTGGGTTCTGTGGAAGGCAGTACTTCAAAGATTctgaaaatggagaaagaaaaccaaagactTAGCAAAAAG CTTGAAGAGCTCGAGAATGAAATTAGCCAAGAGAAACAAAGTCTTCAGAACAGCCAAAATTTGAGTAAAGAtttgatgaaagaaaaagcacagttTGAAAAGACACTGGAAGCACTTCGAGAAAACTCAGAGCGACAA ATTAAACTATTAGAACAGGAAAATGAACACTTGAATCAAACAGTAGCTTCTCTGAGACAACGCTCACAAATCAGTGCTGAAGCaagaatgaaagaaattgaaaaagagAATAAGATCCTTCACGAGTCTATTAAAGAGACCAGCAGTAAGTTAAATAAGATTGaatttgagaaaaaacaaatcaggaaAGAACTGGAACACTacaaagagaaaggggagaggGCAGAAGAACTTGAGAATGAGCTGCATCACCTCGAGAAAGAAAACGagttgttacagaaaaaaataactaactTAAAAATTACTTGTGAGAAGATCGAGGCCTTAGAACAAGAGAACTCAGACCTGGAAATGGAgaacagaaagctgaaaaaagCTTTGGATAGCCtaaaaaatctcacttttcaATTAGAATCCTTAGAAAAGGAGAATTCACAACTCGATGAAGAAAACTTAGAGTTAAGGAGAACGATTGAATCCTTGAAGTGTACCAGCATTAAAGTGGCGCAGTTACAGTTAGAAAACAAGGAGCTAGAGAGTGAAAAGGAGCAGCTTAAAAAAAGCCTTGAACTCATGAAAGCCTCATTTAAGAAAACTGAACGCTTGGAAGTCAGCTACCAAGGGCTAGACACAGAAAACCAAAGGCTACAGAAAGCCCTCGAAAACAGCAATAAGAAGATTCAGCAACTCGAAAGCGAATTACAGGATTTAGAGTCTGAAAATCAGACTCTGCAAAAGAACTTGGAAGAGTTAAAAATCTCTAGTAAGCGCCTAGAGCAATTGGAGAAGGAGAATAAGTTGTTAGAACAAGAGACTTCTCAGCTGGAAAAAGATAAGAAACagctagaaaaagaaaacaaaaggcttCGGCAACAAGCAGAGATTAAAGACAGTACTTTAGaagaaaacaatgtaaaaattAGTAacctggaaaaggaaaacaaatctctATTCAAAGAAATAGTTGTGTATAAAGAGTCGTGTGGACGCCTGaaagagctggaaaaagaaaacaaggagcTGGTGAAAAGGGCCACCATTGATAAGAAAACCCTGGTCACTCTAAGAGAG GACTTGGTGAGTGAAAAATTGAAGACCCAACAAATGAACAATGATCTAGAAAAACTTGCCCATGAGCTTGAAAAAATAGGCTTGAACAAGGAACGTCTCCTGCACGATGAACAGAGCAGTGACGACAG CAGGTACAAGCTTTTGGAGTCTAAATTAGAATCCACACTGAAGAAGTCTCTGGagatcaaagaggaaaaaattgcAGCTTTGGAGGCTCGTTTAGAAGAATCAACAAATTTAAACCAGCAGCTCCGTCAGGAACTTAAAACA GTGAAGAAGAACTATGAAGCTCTCAAGCAAAGacaagaagaggaaaggatGGTTCAGAATTCTCCTCCAAGAAGTGGAGAAGACAATCAACCTGTCAATAAGtgggagaaagaaaatcaggaaaCTACTAGAGAGTTATTGAAAGTTAAAGATAGATTAATCGAAGTGGAAAGGAAT AATGCTACGCTGCAGGCAGAGAAGCAAGCACTGAAGACACAGTTAAAGCAACTTGAGACACAGAACAGCAATCTGCAGGCTCAGATTCTTGCACTTCAGAGACAGACTGTTTCTCTACAGGAGCAAAACACAACTCTACAAACTCAAAATGCCAAGCTACAG GTTGAAAATTCCACCCTTAATTCTCAAAGCACATCTCTCATGAATCAGAATGCACAGCTATTGATCCAGCAGTCtgctttagaaaatgaaaacgAAGGTGTGCTCAAGGAGCGTGAAGATCTGAAATCACTCTACGAATCCCTTCTCAAAGATCACGAGAAGCTGGAACACCTGCATGAACGCCAAGCTTCTGAGTATGAATCTCTGATTGCTAAACATGGAAGTCTGAAATCTGCACACAAAAACCTGGAGGTGGAGCATAAGGACTTAGAAGATAG GTACAATCAGTTGCTGAAACAGAAGGTGCAGCTGGAAGAACTGGAGAAGGTACTGAAGATAGAACAGGagaagatgctgcagcagaatGAAAAACATGAAAGTGTGGCAGCAGACTATAAAAAACTTTGTGATGAAAATGGAAG GCTTACTAATACATACAGCCAGCTCTTGAGAGAGAATGAAGTTCTCCAAACTGATCATAAGAATTTGAAGACGTTACTGAACAATTCCAAACTCGAACAAACACGATTGGAAGCTGAGTTTTCTAAACTCAAAGAGCAGTACCAACAGCTGGATATTACATCGACAAAACTAAATAATCAGTGTGAG CTGCTTAGCCAGCTTAAAGGCAACctggaggaggaaaacagaCATCTGCTAGATCAAATTCAGACATTAATGCTACAGAATAGAACGTTACTTGAACAGAATATGGAAAGCAAGGATCTCTTCCATGTAGAGCAAAGGCAGTACAT TGACAAGTTGAATGAACTAAGGCGACAAaaggagaagctggaggagAAGATAATGGATCAGTATAAATTTTATGAACCATCTCCACCAAGAAG AAGGGGCAACTGGATTACACTCAAAATGAGGAAGCTGATAAAATCTAAGAAGGATGTTAATCGAGAACGTTTGAAGTCTGTGACCCTTACGCCTACCCGCTCGGAATCCAGCGAAGGATTTCTGCAGCTGCCCCACCAGGACAGTCAGGATAGTTCCTCTGTGGGCTCAAACTCTCTTGAAGATGGCCAGACCTTGGGGACCAAAAAGAGTAGTA TGGTTGCACTGAAAAGACTGCCCTTTTTGAGGAACAGACcgaaggaaaaagacaaaatgaaggCCTTCTACCGTCGCTCCATGT CCATGAATGACCTGGTGCAGTCCATGGTCCTAGCAGGAGGACAATGGACAGGTAGTACTGAGCATCTGGAGGGTCCTGATGATATATCTACGGgtaaaaggaggaaagaattGGGAGCTATGGCCTTCTCTACTACAGCTATCAACTTTGCAACTGTCAACTCTTCTACAGGCTTCAGATCCAAGCAGTTGCTAAATAACAAAG ATACTACATCCTTTGAAGATGTAAGTCCACAAGGTATTAGTGATGATTCTAGTACGGGATCAAGAGTTCACG GAGTACAGGACATTATCTGTGCAGATGCTCTTGCTCCTCCTGTTCGTGGCATTTCAACAATGTGCAAGGTTCCTTGTCAAATCTGTT CTTCCAGACCAGCCAGCCTTGATAGTGGCAGAACATCCACTAGCAATAGCAATAACAATGCTTCACTCCATGAAGTCAAAG CAGGTGCAGTTAATCAAAGCAggccacagagtcacagcagcGGAGAGTTCAGCCTGCTCCACGACCACGAGGCTTGGtctagcagcagcagcagtcccaTTCAGTATCTGAAAGGTCACACAAGGTCCAGTCCTGTGCTCCAGCAAAGAACATCAGAAACACTGGATAGCCGTGGGAAACAGATGAAAACCGGTTCTCCTGGGAGTGAAGTCGTTACCCTGCAGCAGTTCTTAGAGGAAAGCAACAAGAGTACCTCGGGAGAG CTGAAATCTGCAAGCGAAGAGAATCTTTTAGATGAAGTAATGAAAAGCTTATCAGAGTCTGCAGAGCTGACAGGGAAGGACAAGCTGAGAAGACAGCCAGGTGCCGGCTGTGGTATCGTCAGATCGTTCAGTGTGAAAAACACAATTGAGTTCTCAGATGGACGGTCCCTTAAACCAGAGCAACTCGTAAGGCCCAGCCTTCGTAGAAGTGATGATACCTATTTCACTAGCTCTCCAATAAAATTCACATCAGGTGCTCAAGGGAAGGCCAGATCGGTTAAAGACAAGATGCAAAGCGTGTCCCAGCGACAATCGAGAGATTGCAACCCTTACGCCACCTTACCTCGCGCCAGCAGCGTGATTTCCACGGCAGAGGGAACCACTCGAAGGACAAGCATTCATGATTTTTTGTCTAAGGACAGTAGGCAACCTGTCTCAGTCGATCCAGCACCCTCCACCGCTGACAGAAGTGTTCCAGCAACTTCTAGTGAGTACTCAGCACACCAGCTCTCCCCTAATTTGTTTCACTGTGTGGCTTACAGAGTAGATTGTGTTCCAGAGAGCGATGCAGCTAACCCAGTTAACCCACCTTATGTAGGATGTAACTCTGATGGGCCTAAGACTTCAAAGGTGGGAAGGTCACATTTTCATCAGAGAACTTCGCTGAGCACGAGTGTGTTTCATGATACACTCAGTCCCTCTGGTAACGACAGCACAGGATTGTTCACTGTGCATAAGCCATTTTTATCCCTTAACACTGAATTAGTTAGTAATATCAGTGGATTGCCTCACAGATCTCCATCAAAACCAGCTGATCAGGCAAGCCTGTCAGCGTTCAGACCACTGCCTAAAAATGCAGAGGAGCCTCCTGCTCATCAGAAACCTGCCCATAGTGAGCAGAGGTCAGTTCCAGCTGCTGAGTCGGTTCCCACCACCTCTGTGAGCGCTAGTGAGGCTCAGTCCCCGCTCCTGGTTTCTGAAGACAATAAAACAGTGTGGTATGAGTATGGCTGTGTATGA